Proteins found in one Luteimonas chenhongjianii genomic segment:
- a CDS encoding DUF2272 domain-containing protein, producing MSRLLLLAFLLLAAPLAALATDPCPWLREQIHATDPATRLAAAACEEHQLWYRPFIDIEGRYAGTAVREADATPLANGEQAWRRVAGYWRGTDQLSQLMQRPGAVDCMYASYSDQPSAGCRSFLMDVPWSAAFVSWVARRAMLPGFRGSPSHIDYVREAFRNPETSAYRVAHPVTARPARGDMLCYVRHADRIFGFRGLAQLLSSDDGGLGMHCDIVVGAGNGQAQLIGGNVLDAVSMRLLPLTAGGQFAGLAQRALDDPSCSPDALVFCNANRQDWAVLLQLRPAGELAGLVPSMGLYGVPSPMPATPGPQPAPCCVECSAGDSLPRCPGT from the coding sequence ATGAGTCGATTGTTGTTGCTTGCCTTCCTGCTGTTGGCCGCGCCGCTCGCCGCGCTCGCGACCGATCCCTGCCCCTGGCTGCGTGAACAGATCCATGCCACGGATCCGGCGACCCGCCTGGCGGCTGCGGCGTGCGAGGAACACCAGCTGTGGTATCGCCCCTTCATCGATATCGAAGGACGCTACGCCGGTACGGCCGTGCGCGAAGCCGATGCCACGCCGCTGGCCAACGGCGAGCAGGCCTGGCGCCGTGTCGCCGGCTACTGGCGCGGCACCGATCAGCTCTCCCAGTTGATGCAGCGCCCCGGCGCTGTCGATTGCATGTACGCGTCGTACAGCGATCAGCCCTCCGCCGGCTGCCGCAGCTTCCTGATGGACGTGCCGTGGTCGGCAGCGTTCGTGTCCTGGGTGGCGCGCCGCGCAATGCTGCCCGGGTTCCGCGGCTCGCCAAGCCACATCGACTACGTGCGCGAGGCCTTTCGCAATCCCGAAACCAGCGCCTATCGCGTCGCCCATCCGGTGACAGCGCGACCGGCGCGCGGCGACATGCTCTGTTACGTGCGGCACGCGGACCGCATCTTCGGCTTTCGCGGGCTGGCGCAGCTGCTCAGCAGCGATGACGGTGGACTCGGCATGCATTGCGACATCGTGGTCGGGGCCGGGAACGGGCAGGCGCAGCTGATCGGTGGCAACGTCCTCGACGCGGTGAGCATGCGGCTGTTGCCGCTGACCGCGGGGGGGCAGTTCGCGGGTCTCGCGCAACGCGCACTCGACGATCCATCGTGCAGTCCCGATGCACTGGTCTTCTGTAATGCCAACCGCCAGGACTGGGCGGTGTTGCTGCAGTTGCGGCCCGCGGGCGAGCTCGCGGGATTGGTGCCATCGATGGGACTGTATGGGGTGCCGTCGCCGATGCCGGCTACGCCAGGCCCGCAGCCGGCGCCGTGCTGCGTCGAGTGCAGTGCGGGCGACAGTTTGCCGCGGTGTCCGGGCACCTGA